The Aspergillus flavus chromosome 6, complete sequence nucleotide sequence CCAGGCGTATCCGAAAAAGGCAGCGTAGACCTCGTCCTCACGCTCTCCGTGCCAGGAGGCCACAGCTCGATCCCCCCACCACACACGGGAATCGGCATTCTCTCCGAAATAATCTACACGCTCGAGAACACCGAACTCTTCACGCCCCGACTCGACACCAGTCACCCCTCGCGAAAGAAACTTGAATGTCAAGTCCGCCACTCGCCCTCCAGCGTCGAGCCCTGGCTCGCCTCCGCCCTCCAATCAAGCGACCACGTCAGCACAGCCGAGAAACTGGCCCGGTCACGCGGGGACCAATTCCGCTACATCCTGCAGACCTCGCAAGCAGCCGATCTCTTCCACGGCGGGGTCAAGACGAACGCACTCCCGGAACATATCGAAGCGATCGTGAACTACCGGGTTGCGTTGCACCAAACCCCGGAAGAAGTCATGGATCGGGCTGTGCGGATTGTGTCGCCCATTGTGGAGAAGTTTAATCTCACGTTAGCTGCGTTCCCGGAgaacaagaaggaggaggaagggaaggTGAACCATTTGACGATCTCGACGTTGAGCGGGGCGTTGTCGCCGGCGCCGGTGAGTCCGACGGGGACGGGCGAGGATGCGGTTTGGACGCGGTTTGCCGGCGTCGCTAGAGCGGTGTTTGAGTCCGTGCCCAGTTTGAAGGGCAagacggtggtggtgagtGGGGATATCATGACGGGGAATACTGATACGAGGTTTTATTGGAATTTGTCGAGGAATATTTATCGGTGGAGTCCGTCAAGGGCTGGGGGGGCGTTGAATATTCATACGGTTGATGAGAGGGTCGCGGTTGATGTGCATTTGGAGGCGATGGCTTTGTATTATggtatgttctttttcttctctttctctgctttATCAAAGGTTGTGAGGAGTATGATTGCTGACTTTGTAGATCTTATTCGCGCTTTTGATGCGTGGGATGGCTCGGTCGAGTCCACTTACGATCTGCGGTAGATGGCCAGAGCCACTTGGATAAGCACGACTGGATACgtagatctttatatatgCTTGATATAAGCAGCTTGCAGACCAGATAGTTCCTTTGGAGCATCGTCTACGAACGCATTATTATTGGAGACCCAAATACAACAACACTATTTGCAGAATAAAAATGCTATGTATGAGGTACGCTATTAACAACGGTCAACCTGGTCCCATAGCCACggtaataataaaattggAAACAAAGTAAGCAAGTGTCTCCACTCGCGCCCAGAAGCGAATAGAATCAATATACAATGAAACGACTCTAGAGAATTAACAACGCAAAGGCACCACCCATGACGGGCCGCGCAATGAACGTAATGCCCGCCGGATAACTATATTGGTCAGCAAGGCCCAAGCAGCCCCTTGGCAAACACTTACTTTCCAGTTTGGGTATCATAGAGATCCGTAAAGGCACGGTTGGTCGGTGTCTCGTTGATCCACGTCGCGAGCGCCTGGTGGAACATGTCTCGGACACTCTCCGACGCAACCGCAGCTGTGAAAAGCTCCCAATCCGCTGGGGACAAGTCAATATTCAATGTCAAACATTAGAAAGAACATATCGAGCTTACCCTTAGTGTACACGTGTCGAGTATCGAGCGGCACTCcatacttctccttcaccGTCGGATAGAAGG carries:
- a CDS encoding aminoacylase ACY1 gives rise to the protein MHPKTLPWIVGLLSPTVTSLSIPIPFLPSQQIFNPSPWSDNEICPLAPKISPPEDGLLPALRFVKDESIRARQANRLSRAVQVPTTVTDYMKDPYDEGFAPFVEFQELLEKLFPLTHKKATLSHINRLGLVYTLTGADTTLKPLLFTAHQDVVPINDASDWTHAPFEGYYDGTWLWGRGASDCKNVLIGLLSVVEDLLSQDWTPNRTVLLAFGFDEESHGFLGAGAIAEYLEGVYGRDGVEFVLDEGGMGLETLSSSSSSSFSSASGDGEGESEGESEDGVIYALPGVSEKGSVDLVLTLSVPGGHSSIPPPHTGIGILSEIIYTLENTELFTPRLDTSHPSRKKLECQVRHSPSSVEPWLASALQSSDHVSTAEKLARSRGDQFRYILQTSQAADLFHGGVKTNALPEHIEAIVNYRVALHQTPEEVMDRAVRIVSPIVEKFNLTLAAFPENKKEEEGKVNHLTISTLSGALSPAPVSPTGTGEDAVWTRFAGVARAVFESVPSLKGKTVVVSGDIMTGNTDTRFYWNLSRNIYRWSPSRAGGALNIHTVDERVAVDVHLEAMALYYDLIRAFDAWDGSVESTYDLR